In one window of Chryseobacterium sp. JV274 DNA:
- a CDS encoding bestrophin family protein, giving the protein MIVRQRTNWLKMLFIWRGSVLKKIVVQLSIITLFSLAIYIFKGRIFDYKVHLNPTIFTLIGLALAIFMGFCNSASYDRFWEGRKLWGLLVIETRSLTRQILSLVNDSSPEAKDEKEKIIKLISAFSWSLNFQLRDKSGTEHLEGLLSPEQLEEVKDKKFIPSIILGFIADWLNEQNKKGNIDTIVMTAMDHQLNQFSNISGGCERIYNTPLPFAYSVLLHRTVYLYCFWLPFGLVDSLGWMMPMIVLLISYTFIALDAIIQEIGEPFGEEENDLALNSICRTIEFSIFEQAGIPQGELKKPDTYFID; this is encoded by the coding sequence ATGATAGTAAGACAGCGTACAAATTGGCTGAAAATGTTATTTATATGGAGAGGCTCTGTATTAAAGAAAATTGTTGTTCAGCTAAGCATTATCACGCTGTTTTCCCTGGCTATCTATATTTTCAAAGGAAGAATCTTTGATTATAAAGTACATCTGAATCCTACGATTTTTACATTGATAGGGCTGGCTCTTGCTATATTTATGGGGTTCTGTAATTCTGCGAGCTATGATCGTTTCTGGGAAGGGCGGAAGCTTTGGGGACTTCTTGTTATTGAAACCAGATCTTTGACGAGACAGATTTTATCGTTAGTGAACGATTCTTCTCCCGAAGCTAAAGATGAAAAAGAGAAAATCATTAAGCTTATCTCCGCATTTTCCTGGTCGCTGAATTTTCAACTGAGAGATAAATCCGGAACAGAACATCTTGAAGGGCTTCTTTCTCCTGAACAACTGGAAGAGGTGAAGGATAAAAAATTTATTCCAAGTATTATTCTGGGATTTATTGCAGACTGGCTGAACGAACAGAATAAAAAAGGAAATATTGATACCATTGTAATGACTGCCATGGATCATCAGTTGAATCAGTTTTCTAATATTTCCGGTGGTTGTGAGAGAATTTACAATACTCCGTTACCCTTTGCTTACAGTGTTCTTCTGCATCGTACTGTATATCTGTACTGCTTCTGGCTTCCTTTCGGACTGGTAGATTCCCTGGGGTGGATGATGCCTATGATTGTTCTGTTAATCAGTTATACCTTTATTGCTCTTGATGCCATTATTCAGGAGATTGGTGAGCCTTTTGGTGAGGAAGAAAATGACCTTGCGCTGAACAGTATCTGCCGTACGATTGAATTTTCTATTTTTGAACAGGCGGGAATTCCTCAAGGTGAATTGAAGAAGCCGGATACTTACTTTATAGATTAA
- a CDS encoding NADH-quinone oxidoreductase subunit N — MYIMSVLIIVFLTAVIALFSGVFEQGKFARYIGILGLIIALYVSFMPECSFFDHYKHMYEYSGNTALFTKISIVTTLLLFFLGGFAFSNHRSHQSELYALMLFALCGGIILFGYQNLVTMFLGIEILSIPLYVMAGANKTDLRSNEASIKYFLMGAFATGFLLFGIAFIYGSAGSFDLYKIHDFGVANSGNVMFILGVLLILCALAFKVALAPFHMWSPDVYAGSPSLITAFMASVVKISGFFALFRLMTLGFTGVTHEWINVLGVFLIITLLLANVMGLAQTNAKRMLAYSSVSHAGYIGLVFFGMTSLSTYNLAFYLFAYSLSTVGVFMCLIWVEKLKRETSFGAFKGLAKTEPLLATAAAISMLSMAGVPLTAGFMGKFALFSQAMNGAAFLVLVAVLGSALSIAYYLRLIIAMFFFKESTFKSSEKVTLTYNIIAVIIIVLIIILGVFPDLFARMFGL; from the coding sequence ATCTATATTATGAGTGTTTTAATTATTGTTTTCCTAACGGCAGTTATTGCGTTATTTTCAGGAGTTTTTGAACAAGGAAAATTCGCAAGATACATTGGGATTTTGGGATTAATCATCGCATTGTACGTAAGTTTTATGCCGGAATGTTCGTTCTTCGACCATTACAAGCATATGTATGAGTACAGTGGCAATACCGCATTATTCACTAAAATATCAATCGTAACAACATTATTATTATTCTTTCTGGGAGGTTTTGCGTTCAGCAACCATAGAAGCCACCAGTCAGAATTATATGCATTGATGCTATTTGCATTATGTGGAGGGATCATCCTTTTCGGATACCAGAACCTGGTAACGATGTTCTTAGGAATTGAGATCCTTTCTATTCCATTATATGTAATGGCTGGAGCTAACAAAACTGATCTTAGATCCAATGAAGCTTCTATTAAATATTTCCTTATGGGTGCATTTGCAACAGGTTTCTTACTGTTCGGGATTGCGTTCATCTATGGAAGTGCAGGAAGTTTTGATCTGTACAAGATTCATGATTTTGGAGTAGCTAATTCAGGGAATGTAATGTTTATCCTAGGAGTATTACTTATTCTTTGTGCATTGGCATTCAAGGTAGCTTTAGCACCTTTCCACATGTGGAGTCCTGATGTATATGCAGGCTCTCCTTCACTGATCACAGCTTTCATGGCGAGTGTGGTAAAAATCTCAGGATTCTTTGCCCTATTCAGATTGATGACGCTTGGTTTCACTGGAGTGACTCATGAGTGGATCAACGTTTTAGGAGTATTCTTAATCATTACATTACTTTTAGCAAACGTTATGGGTCTTGCTCAGACAAATGCAAAAAGAATGCTGGCATACTCTTCAGTATCTCATGCAGGATATATCGGATTGGTATTCTTCGGAATGACAAGCCTTTCTACTTATAACTTAGCATTCTATTTATTTGCTTATTCTTTATCTACAGTAGGAGTTTTCATGTGTCTGATCTGGGTAGAGAAATTAAAAAGAGAAACTTCTTTCGGAGCATTTAAAGGATTGGCGAAAACAGAACCTTTATTAGCAACAGCAGCAGCAATCTCTATGCTTTCAATGGCAGGGGTTCCGTTAACAGCTGGGTTTATGGGTAAATTTGCTTTATTCTCCCAGGCTATGAACGGTGCAGCTTTCTTAGTATTGGTAGCGGTATTGGGTTCTGCCTTGTCTATTGCTTACTATTTAAGGCTGATCATCGCAATGTTCTTCTTTAAAGAATCTACATTCAAATCATCAGAAAAAGTAACACTTACTTACAATATCATTGCAGTAATAATAATTGTTTTAATTATTATCCTTGGGGTTTTCCCGGATCTATTTGCAAGAATGTTCGGATTATAA
- a CDS encoding GAF domain-containing protein translates to MANLYKKDSPFQVYISFKKYLDVLEHIRYNDRLEYRVNYAESLIESTRNYKELREGFQDTAFLEQHEDLIRLLLADLFPTGLTRNEIKAASIPLSNITFNYTERFKDILKDAGQDFEIELRNITDNEFYVFCCCLILQSYFKKDIKSTIPFYYDIPNKQGIMKHYKITVNSDFTEIIPTEDAKIPSDDVLDMLLENLDDFKLWKKYFPSESWILKGFTIISLVDCTSEVALSDLKSSMIEIDPENLNPNENLTEIFKSYFDVSELSFGLMTFNKKEQKLDKLPIYESLLTNHILDFWINAFDEDTRKSTFNNLNHNSKPVVVSNVNNLEESVKQLPSFSILKDNNVNSFMVIPIMKDGELLAIMEFTSPIAGSFNGLKLKKLEFFTDMVLFSLNRFYFEKNYQIEAIIQREYTTIHDSVVWKFRNEAEKYFTASLGKKIYTLKQIAFKNLTPLFGVSDIRSSSEKRYNLMLQDLNQQIEWLNEIFILTNSDSEKFLLALDVFENELNNEIKADTEQRFQRLLREEIHPFLQGKLEIRTSREIKAKIKDYFSHIFTPTDLFYHHRKNLDDSITLVNRKLADMLDETQIKAQEIFPHYYERFKSDGVEHNLYIGTTIAPELHYTSKVVHKLRYWQLKTICKMELEFHSFKKYLPVQLDIASLIFVYNEKIDIRFRMDEKRFDVDGAYNSYYEIIKKRLDKAHVKDSSERITAPGKITIVYFGMENQKEYLDYISKLQKKGVLQNDIEFLRVEDLQGITGLLALRVSFTLPQE, encoded by the coding sequence TTGGCTAATCTCTATAAAAAAGACTCTCCTTTTCAGGTTTATATATCATTCAAAAAATATTTGGATGTTCTGGAACATATCCGGTATAATGACAGATTAGAGTATAGAGTCAACTATGCAGAATCATTGATCGAGAGCACCAGAAATTATAAAGAGCTTAGAGAAGGTTTTCAGGACACCGCTTTTCTCGAACAGCATGAAGACCTCATCAGACTGCTTCTTGCAGATCTTTTCCCAACAGGTCTTACCAGAAATGAAATAAAAGCAGCGAGTATTCCTCTTTCCAATATCACATTCAATTATACCGAAAGGTTTAAAGATATTCTTAAAGATGCCGGACAAGACTTTGAAATAGAGCTCAGAAACATTACAGACAATGAGTTCTATGTATTCTGCTGCTGCCTGATTCTTCAGAGCTACTTCAAAAAAGATATTAAAAGCACTATTCCGTTCTATTATGATATTCCCAATAAACAGGGAATCATGAAACATTATAAGATTACGGTCAATTCAGATTTTACCGAAATTATCCCCACAGAAGATGCTAAAATCCCATCTGATGATGTGCTGGATATGCTTTTGGAAAACCTGGATGATTTTAAGTTGTGGAAAAAGTATTTCCCTTCAGAATCATGGATATTAAAAGGTTTCACTATCATTTCATTAGTAGACTGTACCTCGGAAGTGGCACTTTCTGATCTGAAATCAAGCATGATAGAGATTGATCCTGAAAATTTGAATCCTAATGAAAATCTGACTGAAATTTTCAAATCCTATTTTGATGTTTCGGAATTGAGTTTCGGGCTGATGACTTTTAATAAAAAAGAACAGAAACTGGATAAACTCCCAATTTATGAGAGTCTTCTTACAAATCATATTCTGGATTTCTGGATTAATGCTTTTGATGAAGATACCCGTAAGAGTACATTTAATAATTTAAATCATAATTCAAAGCCTGTAGTTGTTTCCAATGTAAACAACCTGGAGGAAAGTGTAAAACAACTCCCTTCCTTCAGTATTTTAAAGGACAATAATGTCAACAGTTTCATGGTAATTCCTATCATGAAAGACGGTGAACTCCTTGCGATTATGGAGTTTACCTCTCCTATTGCCGGAAGTTTTAATGGTTTAAAACTTAAAAAACTGGAGTTTTTCACTGATATGGTTCTTTTCTCTCTGAACAGATTCTACTTTGAGAAAAACTATCAGATAGAAGCTATTATCCAGCGTGAATATACAACCATCCACGACAGTGTGGTGTGGAAATTCAGAAATGAAGCCGAAAAATATTTCACCGCATCGCTCGGTAAGAAAATATACACCTTAAAGCAGATTGCTTTCAAAAACCTTACTCCGCTGTTTGGTGTTTCGGATATCCGTTCTTCTTCGGAAAAGCGTTATAACCTGATGCTTCAGGATCTTAATCAGCAGATTGAATGGTTGAATGAGATTTTTATACTCACCAATTCCGATTCAGAAAAATTTTTGCTGGCACTGGATGTATTTGAAAATGAACTCAACAATGAGATCAAAGCTGATACAGAACAACGCTTTCAACGATTATTAAGGGAAGAAATTCATCCTTTTTTACAAGGGAAGCTGGAAATAAGAACCTCAAGGGAAATAAAGGCGAAGATCAAAGACTATTTTTCACACATCTTTACGCCAACTGACCTTTTTTATCACCACAGAAAAAATCTGGATGATTCTATCACTCTGGTGAACCGAAAACTGGCAGATATGCTGGACGAAACTCAGATAAAAGCACAGGAAATTTTCCCACACTACTATGAAAGATTTAAGTCTGATGGTGTAGAGCATAACCTTTACATTGGCACCACCATCGCACCTGAGCTTCATTATACTTCAAAAGTTGTTCACAAACTGAGATACTGGCAGCTGAAAACTATCTGTAAAATGGAACTTGAATTTCACTCATTCAAAAAATATCTTCCCGTACAGCTGGATATCGCCTCACTGATCTTTGTCTATAATGAAAAAATAGACATCCGTTTCAGAATGGATGAAAAACGTTTTGATGTAGACGGAGCTTACAATTCCTATTACGAAATTATCAAAAAACGCTTGGATAAAGCCCATGTGAAAGATTCTTCAGAACGCATCACCGCTCCTGGAAAGATCACCATCGTCTATTTCGGAATGGAAAATCAGAAAGAATACCTCGACTACATTTCCAAACTCCAGAAGAAAGGAGTACTACAAAATGATATAGAATTCTTAAGGGTTGAAGATCTTCAGGGAATTACAGGATTGCTGGCACTGAGAGTTTCTTTTACACTTCCACAGGAATAG
- a CDS encoding TonB-dependent receptor plug domain-containing protein: protein MMKINNNAAAAFLLCSIGLAQAQEKDSVTAKKLDEVVMVGTRTAPRSSISTPLPIDNIDAAIIQSSGHSSVGQALQYRIPSFNSTSAAVQDATSLLDPFEIRNMGSSRTLVLINGKRKNQSSLIFTQNTIGKGETGADLSSIPSIAIKKIEILRDGASAQYGSDAIAGVINIILKDKINFTEASANLGLYSKGDGFSQNFNLITGSTFKNGGFLTFSTNLQNNDYAYRNGKVNAYWDAQTFGASQSDVDAYLAKYPDAQNKNAYPKKNSISFLINTSIPVSDRSSLYANASFATKKVSSFANHRTPYWVNPANVLNSPDGFTPTFIGDLTDYGATLGYKTKTESEWNIDLSATFGGNKILYTVGNTFNAALGASSPINFRPGGFRFNNIIGNIDVSKRLSEHIALAFGSEARKEEYEIYTGDPASYYQTGSISFPGSSPENSGIFSRYNIGVYADAAFDISEATTFNATARFENYSDFGNSLVWKLSARQNIMGKKLIARGSVSTGFRAPTLQQVYLSTIQNVFANGNIVTEGLFNNVGKEAKAVGIPNLDAEKSLNFTLGLGIQPNKNFSITIDGYLINVYDRILLSSRMSDKTTILDPLNNIGITNVNAASFFINGVDTRTIGLDLVANYRNIDLAKGKLAFNLALNMNHSKITENSDKLNGLNLSAPFNRTEEALATTSRPALKAVLGIDYTIQKWNISLNNTLFGKATYANSGMPGANLAWNDPNAESQSYLGFRPRITTDITINYNINSKNTINFGILNVFNVLPKWELRNLPANTAYDEVYNTVTFNGRYQQSSYDAQHFSIFGTQFIMGYNIKF from the coding sequence ATGATGAAGATCAACAACAATGCCGCTGCCGCATTTCTATTATGCTCAATAGGCTTGGCACAAGCACAGGAAAAAGATTCAGTAACCGCGAAAAAGCTGGACGAAGTAGTGATGGTCGGCACCAGAACTGCTCCAAGATCGAGTATCTCCACTCCTCTACCTATTGATAATATAGATGCAGCTATCATTCAATCGTCCGGCCATAGTTCTGTAGGACAAGCACTACAGTACAGGATTCCATCCTTTAATTCTACCAGCGCCGCAGTGCAGGATGCTACTTCATTGCTGGATCCTTTTGAAATCAGGAATATGGGATCATCAAGAACATTAGTTTTGATTAATGGAAAAAGAAAGAATCAGTCTTCTCTCATCTTCACTCAGAATACAATTGGAAAAGGAGAAACGGGAGCTGATTTATCATCTATTCCGTCTATTGCCATCAAAAAAATAGAAATCCTGAGAGACGGAGCTTCTGCCCAATATGGTTCTGACGCAATTGCCGGAGTTATCAATATCATATTAAAAGATAAAATAAACTTTACAGAAGCCAGTGCAAATCTGGGGCTGTACTCAAAAGGAGACGGCTTTTCTCAAAATTTTAATTTGATCACTGGCTCTACATTTAAGAACGGAGGCTTTCTTACATTTTCCACCAATCTCCAGAATAATGATTATGCCTACAGAAACGGAAAGGTAAATGCTTACTGGGATGCACAAACATTTGGAGCCAGTCAAAGTGATGTGGATGCTTATTTAGCCAAATATCCTGATGCTCAAAATAAAAATGCATACCCCAAAAAGAACAGCATAAGTTTTTTGATAAATACTTCCATACCGGTATCTGACCGCTCCAGCCTGTATGCAAATGCTTCATTTGCCACCAAAAAGGTAAGCAGTTTTGCCAATCACAGAACACCTTATTGGGTAAATCCCGCCAATGTTCTGAATTCACCCGACGGCTTTACGCCTACATTTATTGGAGACCTTACCGATTACGGAGCCACACTGGGATACAAAACCAAAACAGAAAGCGAATGGAATATAGACCTGAGCGCAACTTTTGGGGGAAATAAAATTTTATATACAGTAGGAAATACCTTTAATGCAGCATTAGGAGCATCCAGTCCTATTAATTTTAGGCCCGGTGGTTTCAGATTTAATAATATTATCGGGAATATTGATGTTTCCAAAAGATTATCAGAACATATTGCATTGGCATTCGGTTCTGAAGCAAGAAAAGAGGAATATGAAATCTACACTGGAGATCCTGCTTCTTATTATCAAACAGGATCCATTTCTTTTCCGGGATCATCACCAGAAAATTCCGGAATTTTTTCAAGGTATAATATTGGCGTCTATGCAGATGCAGCCTTTGATATTTCCGAGGCCACAACATTTAATGCCACTGCACGTTTTGAAAATTACAGCGATTTTGGAAACTCATTGGTTTGGAAACTCAGTGCAAGACAAAACATCATGGGAAAAAAACTGATCGCCAGAGGATCTGTTTCTACAGGGTTCCGCGCTCCTACTCTTCAACAGGTATATCTTTCTACTATTCAGAATGTTTTTGCTAACGGTAATATCGTTACAGAGGGTCTGTTTAATAATGTAGGTAAAGAAGCTAAAGCAGTAGGAATCCCCAATTTAGATGCTGAAAAATCCCTTAATTTTACCTTAGGACTGGGAATCCAGCCCAATAAAAATTTTTCTATTACCATCGACGGATATCTGATCAATGTGTATGACAGAATCTTACTAAGCTCCAGAATGAGTGATAAAACTACAATTTTAGATCCTTTAAACAATATAGGAATTACCAATGTGAACGCCGCAAGTTTTTTCATCAATGGTGTAGACACAAGAACTATAGGTCTGGACCTTGTCGCCAATTATAGAAATATAGATCTGGCCAAAGGCAAACTTGCCTTTAATCTTGCCCTGAATATGAATCATTCTAAAATAACGGAGAATTCAGACAAGCTGAACGGGCTTAACCTTTCTGCTCCTTTTAACAGAACCGAGGAAGCATTAGCCACCACTTCCAGACCAGCTTTAAAAGCTGTTCTCGGTATAGATTATACCATTCAAAAATGGAATATATCACTCAACAATACTTTGTTTGGAAAAGCTACTTATGCGAACAGCGGTATGCCGGGAGCTAATCTGGCCTGGAATGATCCTAATGCCGAATCACAATCCTATCTGGGATTCAGACCAAGAATTACTACGGATATTACCATCAACTACAATATCAACAGCAAAAATACCATTAACTTCGGTATTCTGAATGTCTTTAATGTTCTGCCTAAATGGGAACTGCGGAATCTACCGGCAAATACAGCGTATGATGAAGTTTATAATACCGTTACCTTCAACGGAAGATATCAGCAGTCCAGCTATGATGCCCAGCATTTCAGCATTTTTGGAACACAGTTTATAATGGGATATAATATTAAATTCTAA
- a CDS encoding S41 family peptidase — protein MGISEVSQFRSINYFFPYKDIIGKNWDSVLKNYIPKLVHTKDELPIYKEFDQNIGYIYPAVITKDEIQTVMKKFMNKKGIIIDLRCYPKEFSTSIISDYFFPTSKEFAKFTATSLQHLGKFEMSGNAKIGKANSNYYKGKIAILVDETIQSASEFLTLVLRTALKSAVIGSQTAGTDGDLCEIPLPGGIMTAISGLGIYYPNGKGTQRTGISIDIQVKPTLQSIRKGDDPLIQKAITFINR, from the coding sequence CTGGGGATATCTGAAGTATCACAGTTCAGAAGTATCAATTACTTTTTCCCCTACAAAGACATCATAGGAAAGAATTGGGACAGTGTTTTAAAAAACTATATTCCAAAGCTAGTCCATACCAAGGATGAACTTCCTATTTATAAAGAATTTGATCAGAATATCGGTTATATTTATCCTGCTGTTATCACGAAAGATGAGATCCAGACGGTCATGAAAAAATTTATGAATAAAAAAGGAATTATCATTGATCTCCGATGCTATCCTAAAGAATTTTCAACCTCCATAATTTCTGATTATTTTTTTCCTACCTCCAAAGAATTTGCAAAATTTACAGCAACATCATTGCAGCATCTGGGAAAATTTGAGATGAGCGGAAACGCAAAAATTGGAAAAGCAAACAGCAATTATTACAAAGGTAAAATAGCTATTTTAGTGGATGAAACCATACAAAGTGCATCAGAATTTCTTACGTTGGTTTTACGAACAGCTCTCAAATCTGCTGTAATTGGTTCACAAACAGCCGGCACAGACGGAGATCTTTGTGAGATACCTCTTCCAGGCGGAATAATGACCGCCATAAGTGGATTGGGAATATATTACCCGAATGGAAAAGGTACCCAGAGAACAGGTATTTCTATTGATATTCAGGTCAAACCAACCTTACAGTCGATCCGTAAAGGAGATGATCCTCTTATTCAAAAAGCTATAACGTTTATTAATAGGTAA